A DNA window from Cutaneotrichosporon cavernicola HIS019 DNA, chromosome: 2 contains the following coding sequences:
- a CDS encoding uncharacterized protein (Magnesium transporter NIPA), with product MIEEKYIGLGLAISSSAAIGTSFIITKKGLNDAASRPADYPHSHQRQTQSRNASEDFAYLQNPIWWAGMITMVVGEVANFAAYTFAPAILVTPLGAMSVIIGAILASIFLDEQLGRLGVCGCASCIIGSVVIVLHAPSDKEVDTVDDILKLAAQPAFLIYLSIVTVFSTVMIWRVAPRYGQTNPMVYLSICSLVGSVSVMAIKGFGIAIKLTVAGNNQLTHFTTYLFGAVVVGCILVQMTYFNKALDTFSTNVVNPIYYVFFTTATIIASAILFQGFNTTDAVNTISLLCGFLTIFMGVFLLNMSRKPEPPHHPSSIETGFMNPRMSMSGRMSLESQGAPLWDYSSVGQAPPAYAEGQGSQHGRRSRLFREQNSTLFNAFEEEGVALTQLTEESDEDEDDRDRRDYAKRSLVGRRDVDGGRHPAYEV from the exons ATGATCGAGGAGAAGTACATCGGCCTCGGGTTGGCCATCAGCTCTTCAGCAGCTATTGG taCCTCGTTCATCATTACCAAGAAG GGCCTGAATGACGCGGCAAGTAGACCAGCAGACTACCCCCACAGCCACCAGCGACAGACACAGTCGCGCAATGCGT ccgAGGACTTTGCGTACCTCCAGAACCCAATCTGGTGGGCCGGCATGATCACAATGGTGgtgggagaag TGGCCAACTTTGCTGCGTACACATTCGCGCCCGCTATCCTCGTGACGCCGCTCGGCGCCATGTCCGTGATCATTGGCGCGATCCTCGCCAGCATCTTCCTGgacgagcagctcggccgGCTCGGGGTGTGTGGGTGCGCTAGCTGCATCATCGGGTCGGTCGTTATCGTCCTGCACGCGCCGAGCGACAAGGAAGTTGACACGGTCGACGACATTCTCAAGCTCGCGGCACAGCCCGCGTTCCTCATCTACCTCTCCATCGTGACGGTGTTTAGCACGGTCATGATCTGGCGCGTCGCACCGCGGTACGGCCAGACCAACCCCATGGTTTACCTCTCGATCTGCTCCCTCGTCGGTAGTGTGTCGGTCATGGCAATCAAGGGGTTCGGGATTGCCATCAAGCTCACGGTCGCCGGCAACAACCAGTTGACCCACTTTACGACGTACCTGTTCGGCGCGGTTGTCGTGGGCTGTATCCTCGTTCAGATG accTACTTCAACAAGGCCCTAGACACGTTCTCCACCAACGTCGTCAACCCGATCTACTACGTCTTCTTCACGACCGCGACCATTATCGCATCCGCCATCCTCTTCCAGGGTTTCAACACGACCGATGCTGTCAACACCATCTCGCTCCTCTGCGGTTTCCTCACCATTTTCATGGGCGTCTTCCTACTCAACATGAGCCGCAAGCCTGAGCCGCCTCACCACCCGTCATCGATAGAGACGGGCTTCATGAACCCCCGCATGAGCATGAGCGGACGCATGAGCCTCGAGTCCCAGGGCGCCCCTCTCTGGGACTACTCATCTGTCGGGCAGGCGCCGCCGGCGTACGCTGAAGGTCAGGGATCGCAGCACGGCCGCCGATCGCGACTGTTCCGCGAGCAGAACAGCACGCTGTTCAACGCattcgaggaggagggcgttgCCCTCACCCAGCTCACagaggagagcgacgaggacgaagacgaccgcgaccgccgcgACTATGCTAAGCGTTCCCTCGTCGGTCGCCgtgacgtcgacggcggcagGCATCCCGCGTACGAGGTCTAA
- a CDS encoding uncharacterized protein (Ribosomal protein L23) has protein sequence MSRLFARALTSSAVARAGPSIGLPAKAVASQAATAPLAVRERREQFPHAQRKSVLVNPSDFEGGKGWPEHLEKLFQNMRRAGQYKGDETSARKAFLKVNQAWRSRVRGGPESDWFSYFASEGSPKASKEVVGQKIWLPNITIRLVRNSTKAGQAYDPWTATFRIPPGMTKNDLRSYLHAVYGLEVTFIRTELRVGVVARNRRGQQVRLGGADNHFKRAVVGLTEPFHYPDDVEEMRAGTFGGKEEGEMQAQARERMLDGEFLVDGAKSFQKQMLMKIMKGQRWRGKTTANAGNIIREIARRRNEREAALTDAAVNLYIRDESAKIDAADAAAAAAPKESNPA, from the exons ATGTCGCGTCTCTTCGCCCGGGCGCTCACTTCGAgcgcggtcgcgcgcgccggccCCTCAATCGGACTCCCAGCCAAGGCCGTTGCCTCTCAAGCGGCCACTGCTCCTCTGGCcgtccgcgagcgccgcgaACAGTTCCCGCACGCCCAGCGCAAGTCGGTTCTCGTCAACCCCTCCGACTTTGAAGGTGGAAAGGGATGGCCGGAACACCTCGAGAAGTTGTTCCAGAATATGCGCAGGGCAGGACAGTAcaagggcgacgagacGAGTGCGCGCAAAGCCTTCCTCAAAGTCAACCAGGCTTGGCGGTCGCGTGTACGCGGTGGTCCCGAGAGTGACTGGTTCTCATACTTTGCCTCTGAGGGTTCTCCCAAGGCCAGCAAGGAGGTTGTCGGTCAGAAGATCTGGTTGCCCAACATTACCATTCGCCTGGTTCGGAACAGCACCAAGGCTGGACAGGCATACGATCCTTGGACGGCTACTTTCCGCATTCCACCGGGAATGACCAAGAACGATCTCAGGTCGTATCTCCACGCAGTTTATGGGCTCGAGGTTACGTTTATTCGCACCGAGCTGCGGGTTGGCGTTGTCGCTCGTAACCGCCGCGGACAGCAGGTTCGCCTCGGCGGAGCCGATAACCACTTCAAGCGCGCCGTGGTCGGTCTTACAGAGCCGTTCCACTATCCCGACGATGTGGAGGAGATGCGCGCCGGTACTTTTGGTGgaaaggaggagggagagatgcaggcgcaggcgcgtgagcgcatgctcgacggcgagttcctcgtcgacggcgcaaAGTCGTTCCAGAAGCAGATGCTCATGAAGATTATGAAGGGCCAGCGCTGGCGCGGCAAGACGACGGCCAACGCG GGCAACATTATCCGCGAGattgcgcgccgccgcaacgagcgcgaggcggcgctcaccgacgccgcggTCAACCTCTACATCCGGGACGAGAGCGCCAAGAtcgacgcggccgacgctgctgccgccgccgcgcccaagGAGTCCAACCCCGCCTAG
- the sbp1 gene encoding uncharacterized protein (Ran-binding domain) — MADTEPKPAAAEEHDPQFEPVVRLTETVETKTGEDEEDVVFKMRAKLFRFNKEDSEWKERGTGDVRLLKHKATGKTRVLMRRDKTLKVCANHTISADMKLAPNVGSDRSWVWNATADVSDGAPSADLLAIRFANSENANLFKKAFEEAQESNKAVEDKDESKAEDKDEAKDEKPAEEAKADEPKADAKEETKAE, encoded by the exons ATGGCCGACAccgagcccaagccc gccgctgccgaggagcaCGACCCCCAGTTCGAGCCGGTTGTTCGTCTCACCGAGACTGTCGAGACCAAGACgggtgaggacgaggaggacgtcgtcTTCAAGAT GCGCGCAAAGCTCTTCCGCTTCAACAAGGAGGACAGCGAGTGGAAGGAGCGTGGTACCGGCGACGTCCGTCTTCTCAAGCACAAGGCGACAGGCAAGACGCGTGTCCTCATGCGCCGGGATAAGACGCTCAAGGTCTGCGCCAACCACACCA TCTCCGCCGACATGAAGCTCGCGCCCAACGTCGGTTCGGACCGCAGCTGGGTGTGGAACGCGACTGCCGACGTCTCTGACGGTGCGCCTAgcgccgacctccttgcTATCCGCTTTGCCAACTCGGAGAACGCCAACCTCTTCAAGAAGGCGTTTGAGGAGGCTCAGGAGTCTAACAAGGCCGttgaggacaaggacgagtctaaggccgaggacaaggacgaggccaaggacga GAAgcccgccgaggaggccaaggctgaCGAGCCCAAGGCtgacgccaaggaggagaccaaggccgagtAG
- the ERG24 gene encoding uncharacterized protein (C-14 sterol reductase) yields the protein MAQEREITTTITATTTVKLPAAAPKSYAELNPRLKPTEFFGPVGGFVLTFVTPIVAYGLFYGCNEVTGCSVPPTRNFLQWIGDWPSSAGALWEWKAAGVYLAWYMWTVLCWNILPGEWIEGTLLRDGTRKKYKMNGNGLWTLILTLGITAGVIAQPGGIAALAWLNDHFVPLVSASIAMCTFQAMFVYVYSFFSGELLAYQGNSGNFFYDFWMGRPLNPTFPGFPTFDIKTFNEVRPGIIGWVMLNIGFACAQYERLGRVTNSMWLVVLFQGWYSIDCLLVESSILQQMDITTDGFGFMLSFGDLTWVPFSYTVQARYLVFAPNDLSLVACGLIVALEVLGQYIFRVANNEKSEFRSGRNPKNLKFMETKRGTKLLTSGWWGLSRHPNYFGDWIMAWAWCLPTGFSTPIPYFYVIYFAILLAHRQMRDDEACKEKYGKDWETYCKKVPYKIIPYVY from the exons ATGGCTCAGGAAAGAGAGATCACAACAACCATTACGGCAACGACGACAGTCAAgctgccggcggcggcgcccAAGAGCtacgccgagctcaacccGCGCCTCAAGCCCACGGAGTTCTTTGGGCCTGTTGGGGGCTTCGTTCTCACTTTCGTCACTCCCATCGTCGCGTACGGTCTCTTCTACGGCTGCAATGAGGTGACGGGGTGCAGCGTCCCGCCCACCCGCAACTTCTTGCAGTGGATCGGTGACTGGCCATCCAGTGCTGGCGCGCTGTGGGAGTGGAAGGCTGCCGGCGTCTACCTCGCATGGTATATGTGGACGGTACTGTGCTGGAACATCCTCCCTGGCGAGTGGATCGAGGgcaccctcctccgcgacggCACACGCAAAAAGTACAAGATGAACGGCAACG gcctTTGGACATTGatcctcaccctcggcaTCACTGCTGGTGTCATCGCGCAGCCTGGCGGCATTGCTGCCCTTGCATGGCTCAACGACCACTTTGTGCCCCtcgtctcggcctcgatTGCCATGTGCACCTTCCAGGCCATGTTTGTCTACGTCTACTCGTTCTTCTCtggcgagctcctcgcgtACCAGGGCAACAGCGGCAACTTCTTCTATGAC ttcTGGATGGGCCGCCCGCTCAACCCCACGTTCCCCGGCTTCCCGACTTTTGACATCAAGACTTTCAACGAGGTGCGCCCCGGCATTATCGGCTGGGTGATGCTCAACATTGGCTTTGCGTGCGCGCAGTACGAGCGCCTCGGGCGCGTCACCAACTCGATgtggctcgtcgtcctcttccagGGCTGGTACTCGATCGACTGTCTGCTCGTCGAATCGTCGATCCTCCAGCAGATGGACATTACCACCGACGGCTTCGGCTTCATGCTCAGCTTTGGTGACCTCACCTGGGTCCCCTTCAGCTACACCGTGCAGGCGCGCTACCTCGTCTTTGCGCCGAACGACCTCTCGCTCGTTGCCTGCGGGCTCatcgtcgccctcgaggtccttggcCAGTACATCTTCCGCGTGGCCAACAACGAGAAGTCCGAGTTCCGCAGCGGTCGCAACCCCAAGAACCTCAAGTTTATGGAGACCAAGCGCGGCACCAAGCTTCTCACCTCGGGCTGGTGGGGCCTCTCGCGTCACCCC aacTACTTTGGCGACTGGATCATGGCGTGGGCATGGTGCCTCCCGACCGGCTTCAGCACCCCCATCCCCTACTTCTACGTCATCTACTTTGCCattctcctcgcccaccgccAGATgcgtgacgacgaggcgtgCAAGGAGAAGTACGGCAAGGACTGGGAGACCTACTGCAAGAAGGTCCCATACAAGATCATCCCCTATGTC taCTAA
- a CDS encoding uncharacterized protein (Fumarylacetoacetate (FAA) hydrolase family): MAPAPSRTTKAVQRAPPPQASKTRHRIGKPGAAVADSDSDDDEETLEIPKRAAPVKLEAGLVAGGAGRVLKSDVIKMDLSKAKLDGGVKHDIGEESESESEDESEDETKPVFRKPGASAPEPESSEYETESEEESEEEKPAFRPMFVSKTARKTVTADMAAKEAEDAEKRAEEEREQRKLDSRELAGETIRRELAEKEVSSDLIPDVDDTDGLDPEGEFDAWRARELARLLREKEKQAAEDAEQAEIERRRAMPEDIRMAEDMAYAEASRAKEKPQMGFLQKYYHKGAFHQDDDNELLNRDYTAATESQVDMASLPSVLQVRDYGKASRSKYTHLTDQDTSSGGWGTAHQAFGRPSDQVNQGGTGCWNCGGDHMRSDCPVAEDMGNPNDLGMIDGVRIPGLAEKQAAERGFGRGRGRGGARGGMGRGAGRGGITGANTAPLATSRAWGDGGERKRPREEEGEGRRERPRYSDRERERERDRDRGRDRDDSRRDGRRDDRRDGRRDDRRDDSRRERDDRRDDRDRDRDRGDRRRDDRDRDRERDRERDSGRRRSRSPRRDRDRR; this comes from the exons ATGGCGCCAGCACCATCACGCACAACCAAGGCAGTGCAGCGtgctccgcctccgcaGGCGAGCAAGACACGACATCGCATCGGCAAGCCCGGTGCCGCGGTGGCggacagcgacagcgacgatgacgaggagacgctcgagaTCCCGAAGCGCGCGGCGCCCGTCAAGCTCGAAGCGGGTCTTGTTGCCGGCGGAGCAGGGCGTGTGCTCAAATCGGATGTAATCAAGATGGATCTgtccaaggccaagctcgacggcggtgTGAAGCATG acatcggcgaggagagcgagagcgagagcgaggacgaaTCCGAGGATGAGACGAAGCCGGTTTTCAGGAAACCTGGTGCTTCAGCCCCAGAACCAGAGTCTAGCGAGTACGAGACGGAgtcggaggaggagagtgaggaggagaaaCCGGCATTCCGGCCGATGTTTGTTTCCAA aacTGCGCGCAAGACGGTGACGGCGGACATGGCGGCCAAGGAAGCTGAGGATGCGGAGAagcgggccgaggaggaaagggagcagcgcaagctcgactcAAGGGAGCTGGCGGGCGAGACTATCCGCCGAGAACTGGCAGAGA AAGAGGTCTCGTCGGACCTCATTCCAGACGTGGACGACACGGACGGCCTGGACCCAGAGGGCGAGTTCGACGCCTGGCGTGcacgcgagctcgctcgcctcctgcgcgagaaggagaagcaggCTGCggaggacgccgagcaggccgagattgagcgccgccgcgcaaTGCCCGAAGATATCCGCAtggccgaggacatggcATATGCCGAGGCCTCTCGCGCCAAAGAAAAACCCCAGATGGGCTTCCTCCAGAAATACTACCACAAAGGTGCGTTCCAccaggacgacgacaacgagctcctcaaccgCGACTACACGGCGGCAACCGAGAGCCAGGTGGACATGGCTTCTCTACCCAGTGTCCTACAAGTACGCGACTACGGCAAAGCCAGTCGATCGAAATACACCCACCTCACGGACCAGGACACGTCGTCTGGTGGGTGGGGTACGGCACACCAGGCCTTCGGGCGACCCAGCGACCAGGTCAACCAAGGCGGCACGGGGTGCTGGAACTGTGGCGGCGACCATATGCGTAGCGACTGTccggtcgccgaggacatggGTAACCCCAACGACCTTGGAATGATTGATGGTGTGCGGATCCCTGGTCTGGCGGAGAAACaggctgccgagcgcgGATTTGGACGTGGGAGGGGACGCGGtggtgcgcgaggcggtATGGGCCGCGGTGCGGGGAGAGGCGGGATCACGGGCGCTAATACCGCCCCGCTGGCGACTAGTCGGGCTTGGGGCGATGGCGGGGAGCGGAAGCGTccgcgcgaggaggaaggcgagggaCGTCGTGAGCGGCCGCGCTATAGTGACcgggagcgcgagcgggaGCGCGATCGCGACCGTGGGCGGGATCGGGACGACAGCAGGCGCGATGGCAGGCGCGACGACAGGCGCGATGGCAGGCGCGACGACAGGCGCGACGACAGCAGGCGTGAGCGAGATGACCGACGGGACGACCGagaccgcgaccgcgaccgtgGAGACAGGCGGCGCGATGACCGTGACCGTGACCGTGAGCGCGATCGTGAGCGCGATAGTGGACGGCGCCGTAGCCGCAGCCCGCGACGCGACCGTGACAGGCGCTGA
- a CDS encoding uncharacterized protein (Proteasome assembly chaperone 4), producing the protein MSELQTTTHHTAVAPPFPGAPAFTFHLTRLADTLFVWIGAAERAEDDPKRNLAQEWAVAMPSRGNIPATATPVFRQGAGDTALPMAQRLAKRFPPNQIHLSLSLPGSLTATSGPNLDPYASKALLVMEKRLVAWLTEVVGSTRAPVSA; encoded by the exons ATGTCAGAACTCCAAACAACCACGCACCACACCGCCGTCGCCCCACCATTCCCCGGCGCACCAGCTTTCACATTCCACCTCACCCGCCTGGCGGACACGCTGTTCGTTTGGATCGGCGCGGCTGAGCGCGCCGAAGACGACCCGAAGCGTAACCTCGCGCAGGAGTGGGCTGTCGCCATGCCCAGCCGAGGG aacATCCCCGCTACCGCGACGCCAGTGTTCCGCCAGGGGGCGGGGGACACTGCGCTGCCTATGGCGCAGCGGCTTG CCAAGCGCTTCCCACCCAACCAGATCCACCTgtcgctctcgctcccCGGCAGCCTGACGGCTACGTCTGGACCCAACCTCGACCCCTACGCCAGCAAGGCGCTGCTGGTCATGGAGAAGCGGCTCGTTGCATGGCTCACAGAGGTCGTCGGATCTACCCGTGCGCCCGTAAGCGCTTAA
- the MET1 gene encoding uncharacterized protein (Tetrapyrrole (Corrin/Porphyrin) Methylases): MGYTTPRWVRLWLALSSIVVLWDVGYCLYRPRSFPGGDLAWIWAPYNMVPYIHVDHLYGWPALQSGDGFTNAQAVMNIVETIFNFISLALGDHPTAPLIALISLVMTASKTDLYFLQEVFCNWCNTGHNPPFRFWTVWVLTNGTWIVVPTIAAVVLTAGLIRELSARPRSQRLDRLDRHGAKSPQEIVAKAEKARDPYPHAIGGAPLPLTFHPRNKPVLVVGSNRLASSRVLTLLEADAVVHVATGRELNQLPEEIQWRVANKEVHYTRVVGGRGEWEAFLREQGIILVAVTDTLIASETPSLETAQAVHGAATALRIPINVSDRPDFSSFTFPSVHRFAGVDGPSNLQVAVSTNGKGCRLAGRIRREIAAKLPANVGGAVDNIGQLRARAKPTISDDDSITPLNKPVSQKGGEDHLRRMRWVHQMSEYYSYDQLAVLSASEMDAVLEGEAPYPLPHHEGGIAKRGRILLVGSGPGHPSLLTVAARHALNNATLILSDKLVPAEIIALIPKATKLHIARKFPGNADNSQNEMMQLALAGAKAGETVVRLKQGDPFVYGRGGEEVLYFREHGFEATVVPGVSSAMAGPLMMGIPVTQRGVADTFVMCTGAGRGGAAVQLPGYQKSKTLAILMGVARIDAVLAALTGPDGPQRDGAVYPSHLPIAIVERASSPDQRVILSTLEHVAGAIQSVDQRPPGMILVGWAAMCLEGKGRVDILDGADEKEAVASWLGGDRFRTREGLPADWSWFPSA, from the exons ATGGGCTACACGACGCCCCGCTGGGTGCGCCTCTGGCTTGCACTCTCGTCCATTGTCGTGctgtggg ATGTCGGCTACTGCCTCTACCGCCCGCGCTCCTTCCCCGGGGGCGACCTCGCCTGGATCTGGGCTCCTTACAA catgGTGCCCTACATCCACGTCGATCACCTGTACGGCTGGCCAGCCCTGCAGAGCGGCGACGGCTTCACTAATGCCCAAG CGGTCATGAACATCGTCGAGACAATCTTCAACTTCATCTCTCTCGCGCTTGGGGACCACcccaccgcgccgctcaTCGCCCTCATCTCCCTGGTAATGACGGCCAGCAAGACCGACCTCTACTTCCTCCAGGAGGTGTTCTGCAACTGGTGCAACACCGGCCACAACCCACCATTCCGCTTCTGGACTGTCTGGGTCTTGACCAACGGCACTTGGATCGTCGTCCCCACCATCGCTGCAGTTGTTCTTACGGCGGGTCTGATCCGTGAACTCTCTGCACGCCCACGCTCGCAGCGCCTTGACCGCCTTGACCGCCATGGCGCCAAGTCTCCCCAAGAGATCGtggccaaggccgagaaggcgcGGGACCCCTACCCCCACGCTATCGGCGGCGCTCCCCTGCCCCTCACGTTCCACCCGCGCAATAAGCCGGTGCTTGTCGTCGGCTCGAACCGcctcgcgtcctcgcgcgtgctcacgctcctcgaggccgacgccgttGTGCACGTCGCCACCGGGCGCGAGCTCAACCAGCTTCCCGAGGAGATCCAGTGGCGCGTCGCCAACAAGGAGGTGCATTACAcacgcgtcgtcgggggacgcggcgagtgggaggcCTTCCTGCGGGAACAGGGTATCATCCTCGTTGCCGTCACGGATACGCTCATTGCTTCGGAGACTCCTTCCCTTGAGACTGCGCAAGCTGTGCATGGCGCTGCGACCGCTCTCCGGATCCCCATCAACGTTTCGGACCGCCCCGACTTCTCGAGCTTCACTTTCCCATCGGTTCACCGCTtcgctggcgtcgacggcccATCCAACCTCCAGGTGGCAGTCAGCACAAACGGCAAAGGGTGCCGGCTTGCCGGGCGCATTCGGCGCGAGAttgccgccaagctccCGGCCAACGTCGGCGGGGCGGTCGACAACATTGGCCAGCTCCGCGCCCGTGCCAAGCCAACCatctcggacgacgacagcatCACGCCCCTCAACAAGCCCGTCTCGCAGAAGGGTGGGGAGGaccacctccgccgcaTGCGCTGGGTTCACCAGATGAGCGAATACTACAGCTACGACCAGCTGGCTGTCCTCAGTGCTAGCGAGATGGACGCcgtgctcgagggcgaggcgccCTACCCCCTCCCTCATCACGAGGGTGGCATCGCCAAGCGTGGCCGCATCCTTCTCGTCGGCTCTGGACCCGGGCACCCCTCCCTCTTGACTGTTGCTGCGCGACACGCGCTCAACAACGCGACCCTCATTCTCAGCGATAAGCTCGTGCCTGCCGAGAtcatcgccctcatccCAAAGGCGACCAAGCTGCACATTGCCCGCAAGTTCCCTGGTAACGCGGACAACAGCCAGAACGAGATGAtgcagctcgcgctcgccggtGCCAAGGCTGGTGAGACTGTCGTGCGCCTCAAGCAGGGCGATCCCTTCGTCTACGGGCGtgggggcgaggaggtcctCTACTTCCGCGAGCACGGGTTCGAGGCGACTGTCGTGCCCGGCGTTAGCTCCGCTATGGCGGGACCACTTATGATGGGCATCCCCGTGACACAGCGCGGTGTGGCCGACACCTTTGTCATGTGCACTGGTGCTGGGAGAGGTGGCGCTGCTGTTCAGCTTCCAGGATACCAGAAGAGCAAGACGCTCGCGATCCTCATGGGTGTTGCCCgcatcgacgccgtcctcgccgccctcaccgGTCCTGATGGGCCACAACGCGACGGCGCCGTGTACCCTAGCCACCTGCCCATCGCGATTGTTGagcgcgcgtcgtcgcccgaCCAGCGCGTCATCCTGTCCACGTTGGAACATGTGGCCGGCGCGATCCAGAGCGTTGACCAGCGCCCACCGGGCATGATTCTCGTCGGGTGGGCGGCGATGTGTCTCGAAGGCAAGGGTCGGGTGGACATTCTTGACGGCGcggacgagaaggaggcggtTGCGAGCTGGCTTGGAGGAGACCGGTTTAGGACTCGCGAAGGGCTGCCTGCAGACTGGAGCTGGTTCCCGAGCGCATAA
- the EMP24 gene encoding uncharacterized protein (emp24/gp25L/p24 family/GOLD), which translates to MLRWLFITFLAVAFAHRLDVDQGDRHCFFEDLQTQDRMTVTYEVGGSTHSGSLDIDFFVVGPGKVQVFKSLGEPQGTWSVTAPSPGRYTYCFSNEAGSGRKTVSFNVHGVMHIDDEEQMAPVEREIRNLASGLQMVKDEQSYLVVRERVHRDTCESTNSRVKWWAIVQIILLLGVCGWNVHYLKSWFEVKRVL; encoded by the exons ATGCTCCGCTGGCTCTTTATTACTTTCTTGGCGGTCGCGTTCGCTCACCGCCTTGATGTTGATCAGGGCGACCGACACTGTTTCTTCGAGGACCTGCAGACACAAGACCGC atgACAGTCACGTACGAGGTTGGCGGGAGCACGCATAGTGGTTCACTCGACATTGATTTCTTC GTCGTTGGACCAGGAAAGGTCCAAGTCTTCAAGAGCCTCGGCGAGCCGCAGGGCACGTGGAGCGTCACGGCACCATCTCCCGGACGGTACACGTACTGCTTCAGCAACGAGGCTGGGAGCGGACGCAAAACCGTTTC cttcAACGTCCACGGGGTGATGcacatcgacgacgaggagcagaTGGCAccggtcgagcgcgagatccGCAACCTCGCAAGCGGGCTGCAGAtggtcaaggacgagcagtcgtacctcgtcgtgcgcgagcgcgtgcaCCGCGACACTTGCGAGTCGACT aacTCGCGCGTCAAGTGGTGGGCGATTGTGCAGATTATCTTACTGCTTGGCGTGTGCGGCTGGAACGTACACTACCTCAAGAGCTGGTTCGAGGTCAAGCGCGTCCTTTAA